The Henckelia pumila isolate YLH828 chromosome 2, ASM3356847v2, whole genome shotgun sequence genome includes a window with the following:
- the LOC140877448 gene encoding uncharacterized protein, translating to MVQQNQFRGAAIEDPNLHLHTFLEIADIVKIHGLAALTKGNQNSTETASLATANGEGKASLEDLVNNFIAKSSTRFKRNENKLDSMETHLTNVSASIKNLETQIGQLANALNNQQRGVFPNNTEVNPRDKCKAVTLRRGKELGTDNPKAVDDEEVEEIVVESEKSVSQNSSKSAVVPEKLPVPKSMPHYDKFMKDVMARKRNIEEFETVKLTEECSAILQKKFPQKLKDPGSFTIPCIIGGVTVNKELCDLGAILLDMEEDQDVPLILGKPFLATGRALIDVQEGELTLRVGGLELEDALARCLINYITQFEGDDWEFREQFLALESLPKEKDGQDKIKALSEEVEKEAPVSSTPELKELPAHLCYVFLGENSINSVIISSSLTPDEKDKLLRVLRKFKSALGWSISDIKGISPNICMHKILMEDSYSPYVDHQRRLNPAMKEVVKAEVLKLLNAGIIYAISDSSWVSPVQVVPKKGGMTVVKNEKNELISTRTITGWRVCIDYRRLNKATRKYHFPLPLIDQMLDRLAGYKHYYFLDGYSGYNQIVIVPEDQEKTTFTCPYGTYAFRRMPFGLCNAPATFQWCMMTIFSDMVEEVMEIFMDDFSAFGSSFDHCLHNLTLVLQHCQEKNLVLNWEKCHFMVQEGIVLGHKVSSNGFEVDRAKVVAIEKLPPPNNVKAIEVSWDTPGFIFAFTKIKEALISAPIMIVLDWKDPFEVMCDASDYAVGAVLGQQRDKLFWAIYYASRTLDGAQQNYTTTEKKMLAVVFSFDKFRSYLIGSKVIVYTNHAAIRYLFAKKDAKKRLIRWILLLQEFDFEIRDKKVNSKLPWFADFANFLSCGVLPPNLNHHQRKKFFHDVKFYLWDDPFVYKKCSDQVIRRCVDEAEAKEILEQCHSAPYGGHFGASRTAAKMSKDG from the exons atggtgcagcagaatCAGTTTAGGGGTGCAGCTATTGAAGATCCAAATTTGCATCTGCATACTTTTCTGGAGATTGCTGACATAgtgaagattcatggt ttggctgcactgaccaAAGGGAATCAAAATTCTACTGAGACAGCATCACTGGCGACTGCT AATGGTGAGGGTAAGGCATCGTTGGAAGATTTGGTGAataattttattgcaaaatcaTCCACAAGATTTAAAAGGAATGAGAATAAGCTGGATAGTATGGAGACGCACTTGACCAATGTGAGCGCTTCTataaaaaatcttgaaacacaaattGGTCAGCTGGCGAATGCATTGAATAATCAGCAGAGAGGTGTGTTTCCTAACAACACTGAGGTTAATCCTAGGGATAAATGCAAGGCTGTTACTCTTAGACGTGGCAAAGAACTTGGAACTGATAACCCGAAGGCAGTGGATGATGAAGAAGTTGAAGAGATTGTGGTAGAGTCTGAAAAATCTGTTAGCCAAAATTCCAGCAAGTCTGCAGTTGTGCCTGAGAAACTGCCAGTGCCAAAATCT atGCCACACTATGATAAATTCATGAAGGATGTGATGGCGAGGAAGAGAAATATTGAAGAGTTTGAAACGGTGAAATTGACCGAGGAGTGCAGCGCCATCCTACAAAAGAAATTTCCACAGAAattgaaagatccagggagttttactattccttgtattATTGGTGGTGTTACTGTTAATAaggaattatgtgatttaggtgcaa TactgcttgatatggaagaagatCAAGATGTCCCTCTAATTTTGGGAAAACCATTCTTGGCGACTGGCAGAGCGTTAATTGATGTGCAGGAGGGTGAACTAACTctacgagttggtg GATTGGAATTGGAGGACGCTTTGGCGAGGTGCTTAATTAATTACATAACCCAATTTGAGGGGGATGATTGGGAATTTAGAGAGCAATTTCTTGCTCTTGAAAGTTTGCCAAAGGAAAAAGATGGCCAAGACAAAATTAAAGCATTGTCTGAGGAAGTCGAAAAAGAGGCACCAGTTTCTTCTACtcctgaattgaaagaactgcctGCTCATTTATGCTATGTATTTTTGGGAGAAAATTCCATTAACTCGGTAATTATTTCATCTTCTCTTACTCCTGAtgaaaaagataaattattaagagttttgagaaaatttaaatCTGCTTTGGGTTGGTCAATTtcagatatcaagggaattagtcccaatatttgcatgcataagatTTTAATGGAGGATTCATATAgtccttatgttgatcatcaaagGAGATTAAATCCTGCGATGAAAGAAGTGGTAAAAGCTGAGGTGTTGAAATTATTAAATGCTGGTATTATATATGCTATATCTGACAGTTCGTGGGTGTCGCCAGTACAGGTTGTGCCGAAAAAGGGAGGTATGACTGTggtaaaaaatgagaaaaacgaGTTGATCTCGACTCGTACTATTACTGGTTGGAGagtttgcattgattatagaaggtTGAATAAGGCTACTAGGAAATATCATTTTCCTCTTCCtcttattgatcaaatgcttgacaGGTTGGCAGGTTATAAACATTACTATTTTTTAGATGGATATTCTGGCTACAATCAAATTGTTATAGTGCCAGAGGATCAAGAGAAAACAACTTTCACATGTCCCTATGGTACTTATGCTTTTAggagaatgccatttggtttgtgtaatgcaccggctactttTCAGTGGTGCATGATGACAATTTTTTCTGACATGGTGGAAGAAGTCAtggaaatttttatggatgatttttctgcgTTTGGGTCTTCTTTTGATCATTGTTTGCACAATCTGACCCTTGTTTTGCAGCACTGCCAAGAGAAAAATCTAGTGCTGAACTGGGAAAAATGCCACTTCATGGTGCAAGAAGGCATCGTACTTGGGCATAAAGTGTCATCTAATGGGTTTGAGGTGGATCGAGCAAAAGTGGTTGCGATTGAAAAGCTTCCACCGCCAAATAATGTGAAAGCCATAGAAGTTTCTTGGGACACGCCGGGTTTTATCTTC GCATTCACAAAGATCAAGGAGGCACTAATTTCTGCGCCTATTATGATTGTGCTTGACTGGAAAGATCCGTTTGAAgtgatgtgtgatgccagcgatTATGCTGTGGGAGCAGTTTTGGGGCAGCAAAGAGATAAGTTGTTTTGGGCGATTTATTACGCCAGCCGCACTCTTGACGGAGCACAACAGAATTACACTACTACGGAAAAAAAGATGTTGGCTGTGGTTTTCTCCTTCGACAAATTCAGGTCCTATCTCATTGGATCAAAAGTAATTGTTTATACTAACCATGCAGCAATTCGCTATCTCTTTGCCAAGAAGGATGCCAAGAAAAGATTGATTCGATGGATACTCTTactacaagagtttgattttgaaattagaGACAAGAAA GTAAATTCTAAACTTCCTTGGTTTGCTGACTTTGCTAATTTTCTTTCTTGTGGGGTTTTGCCTCCAAATCTTAATCatcaccaaaggaagaaatttttCCATGATGTCAAGTTTTATCTATGGGATGATCCGTTTGTGTACAAGAAGTGTTCGGATCAAGTGATAAGGAGATGTGTGGATGAAGCTGAAGCAaaagaaattttggaacaatgtcACTCTGCACCATATGGCGGTCACTTTGGAGCCTCACGAACAGCCGCCAAG ATGTCAAAGGATGGGTAA